The sequence below is a genomic window from Streptomyces sp. V1I1.
CGTGAGGCCGTGCGGCCGCACCACATGGACGGCCGAGTCCCGCACCCCCGCGGCAAGCACCTTGGCCGGCCACTCCACCGGCCGGTGCCCGTCCCCCACGAACAGCAGCGCGCCGACCAGCGAACGCACCATGTTGTGGCAGAAGGCATCGGCCTTCACGGTCGCGGTGACGATCCCCGCCTCGTCCCGCTCCCACGCGAACTGCTGGAGCGTACGAATGGTGGTGGCGCCCTCACGCTTCTTGCAGTACGCCGCGAAGTCGTGCTCCCCGACCAGCCCGGCCGCGGCCGCGTTCATGGCCTCGACGTCCAACGGCCAGTCGTGCCACAGCACATGACCGCGCAGCAGCGGGTCGACGCCCCCGGGGTTGTCGGTCACCCGGTACGCGTACCGCCGCCAGATCGCCGAGAAGCGCGCGTTGAACCCGACGGGGGCCTCCTCGGTCTTCCAGACGCGCACATCGTGCGAGAGCCGCCCGGCCAGCCGCCGCAGCAGCTTGTCCTGGTGCTCGGCCCAGACGCTCTGAGGCAGATCGACGTGCGCGACCTGCCCGCGCGCGTGCACCCCGGCGTCGGTGCGCCCGGCGACTGTCAGTTCGTACGTCTGCGAGGACCGCGTTACCGTACGCAGCGCATCCTCGATCTCCCCCTGGACGGTCCGCCGCCCACCGGCCTGCTTGGCCCACCCGGAGAAGTCCTTGCCGTCGTACGACAGATCCAGCCGTACCCGGACGTACCCCGGCTCCACCTCATCGCTCACGCGACAGATCCTCTCGAAGCGGAACGGGCCCGCACCCCCGAAGGGATACGGGCCCGTCCGTCAGCCTTCAGAACGCTCAGGCGTCCTTGGACTCGTCCGCCGCAGCGGCGTCGCCCTCGGGCTTGGCGTCCTCGACGACCTCGTCCTTCTTGAGGGCGTCTTCCTTGACCGCGCGCT
It includes:
- the truA gene encoding tRNA pseudouridine(38-40) synthase TruA; translation: MSDEVEPGYVRVRLDLSYDGKDFSGWAKQAGGRRTVQGEIEDALRTVTRSSQTYELTVAGRTDAGVHARGQVAHVDLPQSVWAEHQDKLLRRLAGRLSHDVRVWKTEEAPVGFNARFSAIWRRYAYRVTDNPGGVDPLLRGHVLWHDWPLDVEAMNAAAAGLVGEHDFAAYCKKREGATTIRTLQQFAWERDEAGIVTATVKADAFCHNMVRSLVGALLFVGDGHRPVEWPAKVLAAGVRDSAVHVVRPHGLTLEEVGYPADELLAARNREARNKRSLPGSLSGGSGGCC